AGGTGATACCGGGCTGCATCTTGCCCTTGAAGCGCACCAGCACCGACTCCGGCATGTCCAGCGGCATCACGCCGGTCGCGGCGGCAAACGCCACCAGGCCGGAGCCAGCTGGGAAGGATATGCCGATTGGAAAACGGGTATGCGAGTCGCCGCCGGTACCGACCGTGTCCGGCAACAGCATCCGGTTCAACCAGGAGTGAATCACGCCGTCGCCGGGACGCAACGACACGCCACCACGGGTCATGATGAAATCCGGCAAGGTGTGCTGCATCTGCACGTCCACCGGTTTCGGATAGGCGGCGGTGTGGCAAAAGGACTGCATCACCAAATCGGCCGAGAAGCCCAGGCAAGCCAAGTCTTTCAGTTCGTCGCGGGTCATCGGTCCGGTGGTGTCTTGCGAGCCGACCGTAGTCATTTTCGGTTCGCAATAGCTGCCCGGACGCACGCCGGCCACGCCGCAAGCCTTGCCGACGATTTTCTGCGCCAGCGTATAGCCCTTGCCGGTATCGGCGGCTTCGCCCAAGCGGCGGAATACGCTCGATGACGGCAAGCCAAGAGCTTGACGAGCCTTATCGGTCAAGCCGCGGCCTATGATCAACGGAATGCGGCCGCCCGCGCGAACTTCGTCCAGAATCACCTCGGTTTTCAGTTTGAATTCGCAGACCACCTCATCGCTGCCGTGACGCTTGACCACGCCTTGATACGGATAAATGTCGATCACGTCGCCCATCGCCATATTAGTCACATCGCACTCAATCGGCAGCGCGCCGGAGTCTTCCATGGTGTTGAAGAAAATCGGCGCGATCTTGCCGCCGATACAGACCCCGCCGGCGCGTTTGTTGGGGATGTACGGAATGTCGTCGCCCATGAACCACAACACCGAGTTGGTCGCCGATTTGCGCGACGAGCCGGTGCCAACCACGTCGCCGACGTAGGCAACCGGAAAGCTTTTGGCTTTGAGTTCGGTAATTTGCTGCTCGGCGTTGGTGATGCCGTCGCGCGGCATTTTCAGCATCGCTTTGGCGTGCAACGGAATATCCGGCCGCGACCAGGCGTCCGGCGCCGGCGACAGGTCGTCGGTATTGGTTTCGCCGGTCACTTTGAACACGGTGACGGTCAGTTTTTCCGGCACTTCGGGCTTGGCAGTAAACCATTCCGCATCGGCCCAGGATTGCAGCACTTGTTTGGCGTAAGCGTTACCGGCTTGAACTTTTTCCTGCACATCGTGGAACGCATCGAAGATCAGCAAAATTTGCGACAAGGCTTTCGCGGCGAGCGGCGCCAATGCGAAATTGTCCAGCAATTCGATCAACGGCGCGACGTTGTAACCGCCAAGCATGGTGCCGAGCAATTCGGTGGCTTTTTCAGGCGTGATCAACGGCGATGAAGTCTCGCCTTTGGCTACGGCGGTCAGAAAGCCGGCTTTGACGTAAGCCGCTTCGTCGACGCCGGCTGGAATGCGGTTTTCCAGTAAGTCCAGCAAAAATGCTTCTTCGCCGGCAGGCGGCTGTTTCAATAATTCAACCAGCGCGGCGACTTGTTCGACGTCCAGTGGTTTGGGAACGATGCCTTCGGCAGCGCGTTCGGCGACGTGTTTTCGGTATTGTTCTAGCATGATGATTTCCGGTAAAAAATTAGGCTTGGGATGCGTCGGCATCGGCTTGCGCCAGCGCTTGTTCGGCGACGAAGGTCCGCATGTCGTCGTTATCGACCCGCTGATAAATCTCGGCGACATCCAGCGTTAAATCCACCGATTCGAAGCGAGCTTGATCGCCGAGAAAGTAATGATTGGAGACCCAACCCTCGCTACGTCGGCAGACTTCGACATCGACGATGTCCTGCTCGATCAGCACGTATTCCAATAGGCTGGGTATGGTTTGGTATAGCCGGCGCTTAATGGTTTCGTCGCGGCGGCGAGTGGATTTGGACAGCACTTCGACGATCAAGACCGGCGCTTCGGCGTAATACTCGTTTGGCGAGGTATCCTCGCAAACCACCATCGCATCCGGGTAAAACAGATACTGGCCGATCCTGACTTTGACATCGGAGCTAAACGGCTCGCAGGGTTTGCCGCGCAAGCGATTGAACAAGTACCCCGCCAAATTCATCTTAATCCGCTCATGATTCTTACTGGCGCCGGACATAGCCACGACTTCGCCGTCGTCATACTCGTGCTTTATGTCGCTGAGCAATTCCGCTGCCAGATAATCCTCGATGGACATCCAGGGCTTATCGAATCTAGGTTGCGCACTCATAACCGCCTCCGCCGCCGATTAATCACTCCATCGCGTCGACGATGGCTTGCCCCATTTCCTTGGTGCCGTATTGGCTGTTTGGGTTCAAATCCGGCGTCACGTAAACGCCTTCGTTGACGACTTTCTCGATGGCTTTTTGCATCCGCACCGCCGCCTCGTGTTCGCCGAGATGGTTCAGCATCATCACGCCGGCCATCATCACCGCAGTCGGATTGGCAATATTTTTGCCGGCGATGTCAGGCGCGCTGCCGTGCACCGCTTCGAACAAGGCCGCGTCTTCGCCGATGTTGGCGCCGGGAATCAGTCCCAAGCCGCCGACCAAGCCGGCGGTCAAATCGGACAGAATATCGCCGAACATGTTGGTGGTGACCACCACGTCGAATTGCTCCGGCTTCATCACCATGTGCATGCAGGCCGCATCGACGATTTTCTCGTCGAATTCGATCTGGGAATATTTCGCCGCCACTTCGCGAGCTGTCTTCAGGAACAAACCTTGCGTGTATTTCAGGATGTTGGCTTTATGGCAAACCGTGACTTTCTTGCGGTCGTTGTCGATGGCATATTTGAAGGCGTATTCGACGATACGCTCGGAGCCGGCCTTGGTGACCACGGCCAAACTCTCGGCAATATCCTTGGCCGGGGTCAGATAATGTTCCAGGCCGACGTATAAGCCTTCGGTGTTTTCGCGGACGATGACGATATCGACATCGTCGTAACGGGTTTTCACGCCTTTCCAGCTCTTCGCCGGACGCACGTTGGCATACAGGTCGTATTGTTTGCGCAGTTCCACGTTGATACTTCTGAAGCCCTCGCCGACCATTGTCGTCAACGGGCCTTTGAATGCCACCCGGGTCTGGGCGATCGATTCCATCGTCGCATCGGGTAAAGGCGTGCCGGTCCGCTCGTAAGCCGACATGCCGGCGTCGGCTTCATGCCAGTGAATTTTCGCGCCGGAGGCGTTAATCACCGCTACCGCGGCTTCCATAATCGAAGGGCCGATACCATCACCTTTGATCAACGTGACGTTGTGCATTCATATCTCCTGCTTTTGTTTAAAAATGGTGCTCATGATACACCGTTTCGGTGCGCCGGCCCATGCGGGCGGCATGCCCGCGAACGGCCGGCAATCCTGGATTCCTTGTCCTCGGCCGACGCGGCGACTATGCACTCCCAAAGTCATTAGCAAATCTCGTACCGACACACTACTGCAAGCCATTTTGATCGGCGCTGGTTTTAGCAGCCAAGCTTTTGCCGGCAATTACCGGTATCATCCGTTTCAACTTCACCGCCACGGTATTGCCGATGATCGCAGTCGATAATCTGATTTTCGAATACCCCGGCGTGCGCGCTTTAGACCGAGCCAGCTTTACGATTCCGCAAGGCCGCGTCACCGCCTTGGTCGGCCCGAACGGCGCCGGCAAAACCACGTTGCTGCGCTGTATGGCGGCTTTGGAGCAACCCGTCAGCGGCCGGATCGAAATCGGCGGGATCGACGTGCTGGAACAACCGCGCGCCTGCCACCGCATCATCGGCTATTTATCGGACTTTTTCGGCCTCTACCAACGCCTGACCGTGCGCCAATGCCTGCACTACGTCGCCCGCGCCCAAGGCATCGCCGCAGCGGATTGCCCGGCCGCAATCGCCGATGTGGCGCGCAGCCTGCAGATCGAAGACCGCCTGGACCAATACCCCGGCGAATTATCGCGCGGTTTGCGGCAACGGCTAGCCATCGCTCAAGCCATCATCCACAAACCGGCGGTAGTGCTGTTGGACGAACCGGCCTCGGGCTTAGATCCAGAAGCCCGCCACCAACTGGCCGAACTGTTTCTGCAATTGCAGCGCCAAGGCATGACCTTGGTAGTGTCGTCGCACATCCTGGCCGAACTGGAAGCTTACAGCAGCGACATGCTGGTGCTGCGCCAAGGCCGCATCGTCGAGCATGCCGCTCTCAATGCTCCGGCGCAACACAAACCGTTCCGCCTGCAGCTGGCCGCCGCGATCCCGCAACTAGCCGACATCTTGCACAAACTACCGGGGCTGGAACTGGTGCGCACCGATCAGGACCGCCTTGCCATCGTTAACCTGGAAAGCGACGGCCTCAGCCAACATCGGGTGCTAAAAGCGTTGCTGGATGCCGGCCTGCCGGTGTGCGAATTCGCCCCCGCCGCGGTCAATCTGCAAGACGCTTATTTGCAAACCCTGGATAAGCAGCCATGAACCCGAACCCGGAATTCGAACGCCAACTGCTGCTGGAATGCCCAGCCGCCCGCCTCGGCTCGGCAACTGCGGTGCTCGGCACCATCTTCGCGCTCTGCTATTTTCTGGACGATTACCGCTTCGGCTCGATCAGCGCCGGCGCCGCGCTGAGCCTGTTCTGGCTGATTACGCTGCTATGGGGCGCCCGCCAGAGCCTGGACAGTATCGTCGACGAATACCGCGACCGCACCTGGGATACGCAACGCTTGTCGGCTTTGGGCCCGTGGCAAATGGCCTGGGGCAAACTGTTGGGCAGCACCAGCATGGTCTGGTACTGCGCCGGCTTATGCCTGGCGATATACACGCTCGCCGCCGGCCCCGGCACCGACCTGCTCCGCTTTTATATTTATGCCGTTGCCGGTGCGTTGTTGGTGCAAAGTGCCGCCCTATTGCTTGGCCTGCTGGCGGTACGGCGCGGCCAAACCAAGACCGGATCCATTCTGCTGCCTGCCCTGGTCGGCTTTGCCGTGGTTGCGCCGCAGTTAGGCGATATAGCGGAAATGGCCAACCTTAGCGACGGGCCTGCGCCGCGGATTTTTTGGTACGCCTGGGCGCTAAACCAGCGCGATTTTGTCCAATTTAGCCTGTTCTGCGCCGTGTTCTGGTGCATGGCCGCCAATTACCGGCTGCTGTCGCAGGCGTTGGGGCTACGCAAGCCGCCGTCGGCCTGGCTCGGCTTCATCGTATTTCTGATTGTCTATCTAGGCGGACTGCTACCGTCCGGCAGTTATGCGTTGGCGACCGCCGGATTCGGCGTTTGCGGCGGCTTGACTTATCTGGGCATCGTAGCCGAATCCCAGGAAGCGATGCGTATCAAACGCTTGCTGGACTATTACCGGCAACGCAATTGGCGGCGGGTGGCGGAAGAGTTACCGCTCAGTTGGCTGAGCTTTAGCCTGGCCGTACCGTTTGCGCTATACCTTAGCGCCAATCGAGTCCATTTCGCTTGGTTCGAACTGTCCTTGCATAGCTACCCGTTGGTTGCGCTATTGTTAATCTGGCGCGACTGCGCTATTTACGTTTACTTCTGCTACGGTAAAAATCCGCAACGCGCGTTGAACCTTACCTTGCTGGCCGCGGTGTTGCTCTACGGCGTGCTGCCCGGCCTGTTCGGCGCCTTGGGCATCAGTGGACTGTCCGCGTTATTTTTTCCGCTATGGGCCGATTCCGCGCTCGCCGCCCTGCTCTACGCCGCCCTGCAATGCGGCGCCGTTTTGTATTTAGTTCGCCAGCGTTGGCAGCACGCCGTGTAACTGATAGAACGGTTTCGCCTGTTAGAAATTACCTTGCCTAAACCGGTAATAGCCATGACAATGCCGCCGCAGCCATAACAACAATAAAGCCACGCCGCCGCAAGCGCTGACGCGAATCGCCATCAGCCGCTGCCCGGCACCGCACAAGGGATCGGTAACATGCTCATTTCCAGGCCGTTCATCGAACACATTTCGGTAAAATCCTTTTTCCGGAGCCCGGCCGCACCGCCCTACATTTCTCTGAATTTCAAGGAATTATGCGCGGCGGTTACGCCCAGCCGGCTGTTCGCCATTCCGCAATTCGATGCCGACACCGAACGGGAATTTTGGCAGGAACGTTACCGGGTTTTGCTGTCGCCGTTAAAATGGGCTTTGGCCCTAGGCGCCTGTGCCTTCCTGGCTTATATCCTGCTCGACCTGCATACCGGAAACGCTTCCCGAACCAACGCTTTGCTGCGCTTGCCTATCGTGCTGTTATTGTTCGGACTGTTCCACTACTTGCAATACTGTCCAAACGCGGCGGACAAAATCAACGGCGTCGCCAAGCTCAGCGCCGGCTTGTCCGCAACCCATCTGACCGCGGTGCTATTGATCGACGGCAACCCACGCTATTATCAGGAAACCTGGCCGGCCTTGTTGCCTATGTATTTTTTCAGTTACGGCCAGATGTTCATGTCGCTACGGGCGACGATAGGCTTCGGCTGGAGCACGACGCTGGCGATGCCGCTGACCGGTTACTGGTTGGGCTTAAGTGCGGTGGATTTGATCCCGTCGATTCTCAATTTGGTGATCGTCAACCTGTTTGGCGTCTGCACCCGCTGCCAGCTGGAAGCCTACGCCCGCAACTCCTTCCGCGAAAAACGCAAAGTCGAGATCATCGCCGAACGCAAAACCCGCTTCCTGCGCCAGCTCAGCCACAATTTACGACAACCGTTGCAGGCCTTGAGCTGCTACGCCTCGGTGATGGAAACCGCCTGCCGCGAACCGGCCAGCCAGCATTTGCAACACATCGCCGGCCGCATGGGTTTTGCCATCGACGAATTGAACCGCGCCGTCAACCATATTCTGGACATCGGCAACCTGGAAAACGGTACTCAACGTCCGTTGCTGACCAGCGTCGACATCAATCTGTTGCTGGCCGCATTGGAAAACCAATTCGCCCCGCAAGCCGCCAAACGCGGACTTAAGCTGATCGTACATCTACGGCAAAGCCCGCCTTACAGCGTGCAAAGCGACGCCAGCATTTTGAGCCAGATTATCGGTAATTTGTTGGACAACGCCATCAAGTACACCGATAGCGGCTGGGTCGTGTTGGCCGCGGTCAAAACCGGTCAGGACCGCTTGCAAATACATGTCCGCGATAGCGGCCCCGGCATCGCTATCGACGTGCAAGGCGAGATTTTCAAGGAATTCGTGCGCGGCCAGCGCCGTAACAACGACCCCAGCGCTCACGGCTTGGGGATCGGTCTGGCTTACGTCGCCACGGCTATCCAACATTTGCCGGACCATAAACTGGCGCTGTACTCCAAACCCGGACGCGGCTGCGACTTTAAACTGAGCTTACCCATCGCACCACACTGCCATAGCGCATTCGAATCGCCAGCCGCCACCGGCGATTTCGTCGGCCGCTTGGTGTTGGTCGTGGACGACGATGCTTACATGCTCGATGCCCTGAGCTGCCAATTGCAAACCTGGGGCTGCGACGTGCAAACCGCCGGCTCGCTAGCCGAAACCCGCATGGTATTGGCCGACAACGTGCGTGTCCCGGATTTGTTGATCACCGATTTTTATCTGTCCAATCAGGAAACCGGCCACGACATCATCGCCGCCGTCCACGCCGATTGCGGCCCGGTGCCGATCTTGGTGCTGTCGGCGGAAGGTATCGGCGAAGAGGACAAAGCTCGCTGGCCGGTCGGCACCCACTTGTTACGCAAGCCGGCGAAGTCGGATGTGCTAATGGCGACGATGGTTAAAGCGCTAGAGCGCGAGACGGGGGATGCGCAACTTATTTAAGCCTGCCATCGGGCCTACGTCTCTACGCAACCGCAAAAGCGCTGCCAATTCCCCTCTTAGAAAAAGAGGGGCAAGGGGAGATTTTCTACAATCCCGCCCCCGGCAACCCAAACACAATCCCCTGCTCGAATAACTTCACCAGCAATTCGGTCCGCCGCGACACCCCGTATTTTTGGAAAATAGGCCGTAAATGATTCCTGACCGTCTGTTCCTGAATGTTTAACTGCTTGGCAATCGATTTATTGGTATGGCCGCAGGCGATCCAACGCAGAATTTCGAACTCGCGCGGCGTCAAACCCAGGCTGACGGGACTCGTCGCCGGCTGAAGGCCGGGCGCTGCATCATCAATGTTTGCGGACGCCGGAGGCTTACCGGCCATCGTCGCCGGCAAATACACCTTGCCGGACAACACATCGCGTAACGCTTCGACAAAAGCCTGCCGCGAAACGGTCTTGACCACAAACCCCATCGCCCCCAATTTCAAGGCCTGGAACACCACCTCCCTATCCTGCACCCCGGAAAACATTACCACGCATAAATCCGGAAACGCCTGTTTCAGCTCGGCTAAACCGTCCAGACCATTGCAATCCGGCAACTGCAAGTCCAGCAATACCAAATTCAATGCCTGCTCCCTGGCAATCGCCAAGCCGGCGTTGAAACTCTCCGCCTCGAATACCTGCATATCCGGGTAAATCTGTTTCAACAAACACGCCACGCCCTCGCGAGCACAGAAATGGTCGTCGATTAGCAAAATGTTCACAGCCACGGTTGTCCTGTGCTAATACGGTGAAATGATTGTACGCCCGGCAAGGGGGAAATAAATCCAGTACGTTTGTACTGGTACGGAAAACAAGTGGCTTGCATGAGAAAACTCGCAGAAACTGTATATCATGCCGAGTCAGATGATATACATAAACCATTTAATTACTTGTTAGGCGTCTCAGCATGACCAGCAGGCTCACATCGATTGCACCGGCGCTAGAAGCTGCTATTTCCTCCGCGCCGCCCAATATGCAGAGGCGTGTGACGACAGAAGTCTTGTCATGGCTCTATCGCGAGATCCCGCAACACGAGAAGAATCTGCGAGCGTCGCTTATCAACCAAGATGAAGAGACCGCAAATCGGCTCCTCACTCAGTTGGACGACGAGTACTTCTCACTTGAGGAACAAGACCTTCAGGAAGAATCGCTAGTATCTTTTTCCCAAGCACGCACTGCGGCAGCAACACTGTTCGCTATTCGCGGAGAGGTCAGCGAAGCCGTGTACGAAGCAATTGTTGCCACCGACAATCAGGCAGGTGTTGCCAAGGTCGTACTCGAGACGCTAAGTGGCGACGCCTAACCCTTCCATCGAGAGGACGCTTTCCGGCCTATGGGAGGGTGTCCTGAATTTTGTGTAAACGGGATTTAATTATCGATTGGGCATCCTGTCTTCAAACTGAATGCTAAACCGATTCAAAGCCGCTTTCCAGTCATGCAACGGCATGGTCCATTTTTGACTGATATTCATCAGGGCCAAATAGAACAATTTCGACAAGGCTTCATCACTGGGAAATGAGCCGCGATTCTTGGTGATTTTCCGCAAACTCATGTTCACCGACTCGATCGCATTCGTAGTGTAAATGATGCGGCGTATCTCGGGCGGATAGTCGAAGAAGGGAATGATTCTATCCCAATTACGTCGCCAAATTTGAGCAATGGGCGGGTAGGCCTCGTTCCACTGCGTCTCGAACTCAGCCAGCCTTTGCTCTGCTTCAACGACGCTGGCGGATTGGTATATTCGTTTGAGATCGCCGGCGATCTGTTTACGCATTTTCCAACTGACATAGTTCAGGCTGTTGCGGACTAGGTGGACGATACACAGTTGGAC
Above is a window of Methylomonas koyamae DNA encoding:
- the acnB gene encoding bifunctional aconitate hydratase 2/2-methylisocitrate dehydratase; the encoded protein is MLEQYRKHVAERAAEGIVPKPLDVEQVAALVELLKQPPAGEEAFLLDLLENRIPAGVDEAAYVKAGFLTAVAKGETSSPLITPEKATELLGTMLGGYNVAPLIELLDNFALAPLAAKALSQILLIFDAFHDVQEKVQAGNAYAKQVLQSWADAEWFTAKPEVPEKLTVTVFKVTGETNTDDLSPAPDAWSRPDIPLHAKAMLKMPRDGITNAEQQITELKAKSFPVAYVGDVVGTGSSRKSATNSVLWFMGDDIPYIPNKRAGGVCIGGKIAPIFFNTMEDSGALPIECDVTNMAMGDVIDIYPYQGVVKRHGSDEVVCEFKLKTEVILDEVRAGGRIPLIIGRGLTDKARQALGLPSSSVFRRLGEAADTGKGYTLAQKIVGKACGVAGVRPGSYCEPKMTTVGSQDTTGPMTRDELKDLACLGFSADLVMQSFCHTAAYPKPVDVQMQHTLPDFIMTRGGVSLRPGDGVIHSWLNRMLLPDTVGTGGDSHTRFPIGISFPAGSGLVAFAAATGVMPLDMPESVLVRFKGKMQPGITLRDLVNAIPYAAIQRGLLTVAKQGKKNVFSGRILEIEGLPDLKVEQAFELSDASAERSAGGCTIKLNEAPIREYLNSNITLLKWMIAEGYGDARTIQRRIKAMQDWLENPVLMQADKDAEYAEIIEIDLDQIKEPLLACPNDPDDIKPLSEVAGTKIDEVFIGSCMTNIGHFRAAGKLLEKAKDLPTRLWVAPPTKMDQNQLVEEGYYGTFGKVGARTEMPGCSLCMGNQARVAEGSTVVSTSTRNFPNRLGNGANVYLSSAELAAVCSLLGKIPTVAEYMQYAASIEQTSSDTYRYLNFDQIDSYQDKAKQVA
- a CDS encoding ABC transporter ATP-binding protein, which codes for MPAITGIIRFNFTATVLPMIAVDNLIFEYPGVRALDRASFTIPQGRVTALVGPNGAGKTTLLRCMAALEQPVSGRIEIGGIDVLEQPRACHRIIGYLSDFFGLYQRLTVRQCLHYVARAQGIAAADCPAAIADVARSLQIEDRLDQYPGELSRGLRQRLAIAQAIIHKPAVVLLDEPASGLDPEARHQLAELFLQLQRQGMTLVVSSHILAELEAYSSDMLVLRQGRIVEHAALNAPAQHKPFRLQLAAAIPQLADILHKLPGLELVRTDQDRLAIVNLESDGLSQHRVLKALLDAGLPVCEFAPAAVNLQDAYLQTLDKQP
- a CDS encoding isocitrate/isopropylmalate dehydrogenase family protein, whose protein sequence is MHNVTLIKGDGIGPSIMEAAVAVINASGAKIHWHEADAGMSAYERTGTPLPDATMESIAQTRVAFKGPLTTMVGEGFRSINVELRKQYDLYANVRPAKSWKGVKTRYDDVDIVIVRENTEGLYVGLEHYLTPAKDIAESLAVVTKAGSERIVEYAFKYAIDNDRKKVTVCHKANILKYTQGLFLKTAREVAAKYSQIEFDEKIVDAACMHMVMKPEQFDVVVTTNMFGDILSDLTAGLVGGLGLIPGANIGEDAALFEAVHGSAPDIAGKNIANPTAVMMAGVMMLNHLGEHEAAVRMQKAIEKVVNEGVYVTPDLNPNSQYGTKEMGQAIVDAME
- a CDS encoding Uma2 family endonuclease, which gives rise to MSAQPRFDKPWMSIEDYLAAELLSDIKHEYDDGEVVAMSGASKNHERIKMNLAGYLFNRLRGKPCEPFSSDVKVRIGQYLFYPDAMVVCEDTSPNEYYAEAPVLIVEVLSKSTRRRDETIKRRLYQTIPSLLEYVLIEQDIVDVEVCRRSEGWVSNHYFLGDQARFESVDLTLDVAEIYQRVDNDDMRTFVAEQALAQADADASQA
- a CDS encoding response regulator, encoding MNILLIDDHFCAREGVACLLKQIYPDMQVFEAESFNAGLAIAREQALNLVLLDLQLPDCNGLDGLAELKQAFPDLCVVMFSGVQDREVVFQALKLGAMGFVVKTVSRQAFVEALRDVLSGKVYLPATMAGKPPASANIDDAAPGLQPATSPVSLGLTPREFEILRWIACGHTNKSIAKQLNIQEQTVRNHLRPIFQKYGVSRRTELLVKLFEQGIVFGLPGAGL
- a CDS encoding ATP-binding response regulator encodes the protein MLISRPFIEHISVKSFFRSPAAPPYISLNFKELCAAVTPSRLFAIPQFDADTEREFWQERYRVLLSPLKWALALGACAFLAYILLDLHTGNASRTNALLRLPIVLLLFGLFHYLQYCPNAADKINGVAKLSAGLSATHLTAVLLIDGNPRYYQETWPALLPMYFFSYGQMFMSLRATIGFGWSTTLAMPLTGYWLGLSAVDLIPSILNLVIVNLFGVCTRCQLEAYARNSFREKRKVEIIAERKTRFLRQLSHNLRQPLQALSCYASVMETACREPASQHLQHIAGRMGFAIDELNRAVNHILDIGNLENGTQRPLLTSVDINLLLAALENQFAPQAAKRGLKLIVHLRQSPPYSVQSDASILSQIIGNLLDNAIKYTDSGWVVLAAVKTGQDRLQIHVRDSGPGIAIDVQGEIFKEFVRGQRRNNDPSAHGLGIGLAYVATAIQHLPDHKLALYSKPGRGCDFKLSLPIAPHCHSAFESPAATGDFVGRLVLVVDDDAYMLDALSCQLQTWGCDVQTAGSLAETRMVLADNVRVPDLLITDFYLSNQETGHDIIAAVHADCGPVPILVLSAEGIGEEDKARWPVGTHLLRKPAKSDVLMATMVKALERETGDAQLI